The proteins below are encoded in one region of Apium graveolens cultivar Ventura chromosome 4, ASM990537v1, whole genome shotgun sequence:
- the LOC141718437 gene encoding uncharacterized protein LOC141718437, translating into MTFSTEDYEDVISPYEDPLIINPIIGQNKIWKVMVDTGSSANILFHKTYCKMNLAGEQLEPCNEAPLYAIGGHPIQFEETITLPVLLGKLPYTAEKLVKFYVVRIESPPEDMPGLDPKTATHCSNVQPEAKPVKQKKRTFAVERQKVIEAEVEKLLEARFIEEIEYPDWLANVVVVKKSNGKWRMCVDYTDLNKACPKDHYPLPNID; encoded by the exons ATGACCTTCAGCACTGAAGACTATGAGGATGTCATTAGCCCGTACGAGGACCCTCTGATCATCAATCCTATCATCGGGCAAAACAAAATATGGAAGGTGATGGTGGATACCGGCAGCTCAGCTAATATACTATTCCACAAAACCTACTGTAAGATGAACTTGGCGGGAGAGCAACTAGAGCCCTGCAACGAAGCCCCCCTCTATGCAATAGGAGGCCATCCAATTCAGTTCGAAGAAACGATTACTCTTCCGGTCCTCCTTGGCAAGTTGCCGTATACCGCCGAGAAGCTGGTGAAGTTCTACGTGGTTCGGATTGAAAGCCC GCCCGAAGATATGCCCGGATTGGATCCCAAGACGGCAACGCACTGCTCGAATGTGCAGCCTGAGGCCAAGCCGGTAAAGCAAAAGAAGAGGACATTTGCAGTCGAACGACAGAAGGTAATAGAGGCAGAGGTGGAAAAACTTTTAGAGGCCAGATTTATCGAGGAGATCGAGTATCCTGACTGGCTAGCCAATGTGGTGGTCGTGAAGAAGTCGAATGGGAAATGGAGGATGTGCGTGGATTACACTGACCTCAACAAAGCATGTCCGAAGGATCACTACCCATTGCCTAACATCGACTAA
- the LOC141718438 gene encoding uncharacterized protein LOC141718438 yields MSEFNGKGDPEDHCEKYELLMVGMGHNDIMMCKMFKTYLKGSASIWYKSLKPRSIRSYEQLKRKFLKYYSHLCRKAKDTEALVHCRQRANEELGDYLARFKEEAGMVTNLDKIKAMGFLTAGLDPYKGKKLHSSLYDFPLKSLNDIYVRGENIRRKMESIGGYKDTRRDDRSKRADRYEGSRSGSDRRDSRKEGRKETDRGAERRRDRDSAVFTPLNAPISKILHEIKGKPGFVRPAKMKVPNHKKNPDKYCDYHRDKGNNTDECYHLKKLIERMIKDGELNQFVQDLRDRLGPKENPEEEVEADEPERGDRIRGEVKTISGGASWIKIARLQRRGTPDRCTICISSGKQSSTCP; encoded by the coding sequence ATGAGCGAGTTCAACGGGAAAGGGGACCCCGAGGACCATTGTGAAAAGTATGAACTCCTGATGGTTGGGATGGGCCACAACGATATAATGATGTGCAAAATGTTCAAGACTTATCTCAAAGGGTCTGCCTCGATATGGTACAAATCCCTGAAGCCTCGGTCAATCAGGTCTTACGAGCAGTTGAAGAGGAAATTTTTAAAGTACTACTCGCACCTGTGCCGAAAGGCGAAGGACACCGAAGCCTTGGTCCATTGTCGGCAGAGGGCGAATGAGGAGCTGGGTGATTATCTTGCTAGATTCAAGGAAGAAGCGGGAATGGTCACCAATCTGGACAAAATTAAAGCTATGGGCTTCCTAACGGCGGGTCTAGACCCCTATAAAGGTAAAAAGCTTCATTCATCTCTTTACGATTTCCCCCTAAAATCCTTAAATGATATATATGTGAGAGGCGAGAATATTCGCCGGAAGATGGAAAGTATTGGGGGATATAAAGACACAAGAAGGGACGACCGATCAAAGCGAGCCGATAGATATGAGGGCTCAAGATCAGGATCTGACCGGAGGGATAGCAGAAAGGAAGGAAGGAAGGAAACAGATCGTGGGGCCGAACGACGTCGAGATAGAGATTCGGCCGTGTTCACTCCTTTGAATGCGCCGatctccaagattctccatgaGATAAAAGGCAAGCCGGGATTTGTTCGCCCCGCCAAGATGAAGGTCCCGAACCACAAGAAGAACCCCGATAAGTACTGTGACTATCACAGGGACAAGGGGAATAACACAGATGAATGCTACCACCTCAAGAAGCTCATTGAGCGCATGATCAAAGACGGCGAGCTTAATCAGTTCGTCCAAGATCTGAGAGATAGATTGGGGCCGAAGGAAAACCCAGAGGAGGAAGTAGAGGCCGATGAGCCAGAACGAGGGGACAGGATAAGGGGCGAAGTAAAAACTATATCTGGGGGAGCATCCTGGATAAAGATAGCAAGACTGCAAAGAAGAGGTACGCCCGACAGGTGTACAATCTGTATCAGTTCGGGCAAGCAAAGCTCCACATGCCCATGA